Below is a genomic region from Nitrospirota bacterium.
CGCCGTTGGCTCGGCAGATGGATCTGGCTGTCACGAGTGGAGTGGTGGTGACCGATATTGAAGAAGGGAGCTTAGCCGAATCTTCAGGCCTCCAGCCAGGCGACGTGGTGTTGGAGCTCAACCGTCAGCATATTCCCACCTTTGCCGTCTTTCAGCGTTTGGCCGATCCGATGAAGCCCTCCGATCTCGCCTTGCTATTGATCAATCGGCAGGGGAACGTCATGTACATCCCGATTCAAGGCGACTAATCGCGCGCTGGGAGGTCAGACCACCTGACCTATTCGCGCAATGCGCACAGTCAGAGCCCTTCCCGTGCTTCTTCCCTGCCCGCAGCCCGAATAAATCCCCGCCCAAGTTCGCTTACACGATAGATGTGAGCCGGATGTATTCCCTGTTCATCGTGACAATTCTGTATTGCTTGGCGCGTTGCATGATGCTACGTTTCTTGAAAACGTGTTACTGATGAGGCTGCCATGAAGAAGTTGATTCGATTCGGCGTGTCGTTGGACCACCATTTGCTCGACGCGTTCGATCTACACATCAAGAAGCGTAAGTACACGAACCGTTCAGAGGCGCTGCGGGATCTCATCCGGGATAACCTGGTCGGGCAGGAGTGGGACGACGACAAGGAAACGGTCGGGACGATCACGTTTGTCTACGACCATCACGTGCGCGACCTGAGCAGAAAACTCACGGACATCCAACACCGCTACCAGCCGCTCATCTTGTCCGGGATGCACGTGCATCTCGATCATGACCATTGTTTAGAAGTGCTGGCGGTGAAGGGCAACGGCTCTGTCATCAAGAAGCTTGCCGACATCCTCATCG
It encodes:
- the nikR gene encoding nickel-responsive transcriptional regulator NikR; protein product: MKKLIRFGVSLDHHLLDAFDLHIKKRKYTNRSEALRDLIRDNLVGQEWDDDKETVGTITFVYDHHVRDLSRKLTDIQHRYQPLILSGMHVHLDHDHCLEVLAVKGNGSVIKKLADILIGTKGVKHGKLTATTTGKGLS